Part of the Chanos chanos chromosome 5, fChaCha1.1, whole genome shotgun sequence genome, TCTGAATGAACGTGGCAGGATAaaacaggttgtgtgtgtttgtatttttgatcagcattcatttgtgtggaaCATGTGTGTTAAGCAGTATTATGAAAGTGCTGTAGAATGGCTGTGTAAGTGCGTCATAGAGTTTATAAACTGAAATACTCTAATCAGGCAAAATCTCACAGGGTCACACTCCACTACTGTTATGTCAATACTCCCTGTGGAGAGCCAGTGACACAGGTTGGCCGGAAGGTCGATAACTCAGATTTTACCCTgacactgaggaaaaagaacCTAAGAAGATAGTGCACAGACATCACGCACACAGAGATGTATCAGTTCCCTTTATACTCACTTTTTTGTTAATGGATAGATCTTTGTGACAGTAATGTAGTGAAAAATGTGAGCCATTAATAAATCAATCTGAACAGAAAGGTGCTGAATGCAATTTTAATGCCATAAAAGAACAATCAGAATCATTCAAGAGAGCAAACAGTCCAGGGTAATGTCTTGATAATAAACTTTATTTTATATTAAccatatagaaaaaaaacatatagatCTCGACATCTGTAGCCATGGGAACTAAATAATACTGTTTATCTCAATAAAGCTGAAGAGCCTCAGAAATAAACCAACGAACCAATATGTTTACAGTATGCAGATAATAATATTCAGTAAAAGATATCACAGAAATAAATCACAGTTAAACTCCTAAATGCCCTTGTAACCTAGGGGGGGTAAAGGCAATAATATTCTaaacaatcattaaaaaaacgTCTAGGTacatattttttgtcatttgtcttgACAGAGGTCAGTAGTGTTGGGAAACTGAAGCCACTGTCCCCCATTCTGGCTCCACTGTGCCTCACACAGAGTGGTCCCTCTGCCATTGTGGCTCAGGCTGCCCCAGTAGCTGCAGGGCTCAGAGTTGCGTGCACTGACACTAACAGGGAATTATGGTTTGAGACTGGGAACAGGCAAACTGACTATGCCTGCGGCAActatgcccacacacacacgcacagacacacacacacacacaaacatttccatgcacagacatacacatatataaagacGTATTGTCTCACaaagactcactcacacaatgAGTCCCTCAGTCAGAGGTGTGTGCTAGAGTGCGACGgtgtgagaggggaggggtgggcCCTATGGTTGAGCTCATCTGTGAGGCCCGTGTGTATGTTCAGCAGACTGCGCACTGCTGATCTGTAGCGCACTGACATGATGTTATAGAGCAGAGGGTTAATTGCAGCACTCAGGTAGAAGAGCACAAAGGACACCAGGTTAAAATACTGACTGATGTAGTACAGGTCTGGACTGGAGTCCGCAGACATGGAGAAGAGGGTACGACCAATGTGAAACGGCAGCCAGCACAACACAAACGCCAACACTATCAccactgcagagaaagagagagagagagagagagagaacaatggttgggaagaagagagagagagtaggaagAAGCAAAAAACATAGGGAAAGAGATTCATGAAAAAAGTACACAAGTGAGACAAAGTTATGGGAGATACAGAGACACGTAtacatgggagagagaaaagaatgagagaaagaaaggaaaagaatgaaacagacaaaaatgccTTGAATTCACACAAGGATCCTATCCTTACCACTGTCTCAGGTATTATCCTGCTCTTACCCATCATCCTGAGGGTCTGGCGGTGGGCGTTATCTCTGTGGGTGTGGCGCCGCAGACAGAGTCTTCGGGCGATGAGGCCATAGAGAAGAGACAGGAGGCAGAGTGGTATCAGGAAATAGAGATTTGACAGCCATAACATGGCCGCGAGGAGGCCGGAGCTCAAGGCGTACTGTGTACATCTACACTCAGTGACTCCGCCCTCGTCCAGCTGCTCCACCCCCACCAATGCCCATACTGGTCCAGCACTGAGCAACGCTACCACCCACAGACCGGCTATAAGGGCACGCACACGACCCCGGGTCACAAGGAGGCGGGCTCTCAGAGGGAAGCAAACAGCCAGGTAACGCTCGGCTCCCAGAGCAGTCATGTGTAAGATGGAGGAGAAAGTGCAGCCCTCGCTGACAAACTGGGACAATTTACAAACCGCATCCCCTAGCAGCCACGGACGATATCGCCACAACTGCAAAGGAGACAACACATTGAGTTCAGAATTGCctctttctaacacacacacatggagataCTTATGGAATGAGGCCGTAAGGTCAAAGATGTCCTGGACTTTTTAAATTACTGGGAGGTACGACCAAACACAAGAAgaccataaacaaacagaacatgagATATGACAGATATGAGACCATAAGATACAAAATATATAGTACACCCTCTCTGATAAAAAAGCTAGCTGCTTACATGTAAAAAGCAATCCCTTTTGGACTTATCCACGTCACATCCTTCTTAAGTTTCATACTATAGGCATCTATGAATAAAATGTctacttttcccttttttttaaacaaaactgtagTGTCAGCCATCAGTAAACAGAGTACCTACTTTATAGAGGTCGAGAGGCATCAGCAGCAGAATGAGAATATCAGACACAGCCATACTGCTCAGGTACAGGTAGGTGGTGCTTCGCATCTGTGGACGGAGCCACACGACCAGTATGGTCAAAGCGTTGCCAATGAGGCCCACCAGTAGCAGCGGAACACACAACGTTGTCAAGACCACCAGCTCAGTCTTATTGAACAGGGACTGGCCGTCCAACTCATCCCAGTGCCACCAGGATTCATTGTCATTACTGCAACTGAAACAACTCCTTTCAGAACCATTAGCGTCCAATACAGAGTCCATACCAAACTAACCAGGGAGCAAGAACGTGTGAGAAACGttgagaacagaacacagagaggcacagaaagatagagggagGCAGTAAAGGACTATGGAAAGGGGTGAGAGGAAAGTAAGGTCTCCAAGGAAAGAGCCGGAGCAGGCAAGAGAGGGTGAATTGAAAAGCAAAATGGGAATAAACAGTACAATTACCAAAAGATACAACAACAAGTccaaatattaaacaaaatgagGTGGTGTTGATTTCAAGGGGATAGACTGAGACTGTCCCCCATGGTCAGAGACAGTGATCCAAACATTGATTCTCCATGAAGGAAAATTCAATATCTtgttaagtgtctgtgtttaagaTCAGAACCGTCCAAAAATCCAAATTCTCCTTGACCAGTTCTGCCACCAGTCCTTAAAAAATCTGCAATTGGATCCAAACTCAGTAATTCATCCCAGTAGACCAGCATCCCTAAAGTGAGTTCATGAATTAAATTgctccacagaaaaaaatgatataatCCAAGTGTGTAGTCCAACGGTGTTCGGTGTTGTACCTGTGCCTCTCTTTGTCACCAGTGGtcttgtgctgtttgtgtgaagaCTGATGCTACTGTACAGTGAA contains:
- the LOC115812484 gene encoding growth hormone secretagogue receptor type 1; amino-acid sequence: MRSTTYLYLSSMAVSDILILLLMPLDLYKLWRYRPWLLGDAVCKLSQFVSEGCTFSSILHMTALGAERYLAVCFPLRARLLVTRGRVRALIAGLWVVALLSAGPVWALVGVEQLDEGGVTECRCTQYALSSGLLAAMLWLSNLYFLIPLCLLSLLYGLIARRLCLRRHTHRDNAHRQTLRMMVVIVLAFVLCWLPFHIGRTLFSMSADSSPDLYYISQYFNLVSFVLFYLSAAINPLLYNIMSVRYRSAVRSLLNIHTGLTDELNHRAHPSPLTPSHSSTHL